One region of Vitis vinifera cultivar Pinot Noir 40024 chromosome 1, ASM3070453v1 genomic DNA includes:
- the LOC100245649 gene encoding MLP-like protein 43, translating into MALTAKVETETEIKAPADKFFKLFRSQAHHLPNICSDKIHKIEVHEGDWETQGSVKHWSYTIGGNSQSIKETVESIDEENRSITFKVLDGEVLKEYKSYKFTAQAIPKGEGSLVIWTIEYEKASEGGPDPHNYLEFAVNITKDIESHLLNA; encoded by the exons ATGGCTCTAACTGCTAAAGTGGAGACTGAAACAGAGATCAAAGCACCTGCTGATAAGTTCTTTAAACTCTTCAGGAGCCAAGCACACCACCTTCCTAATATCTGCTCCGATAAAATACACAAAATCGAGGTACATGAAGGTGACTGGGAGACTCAGGGCTCCGTCAAGCATTGGAGTTACACCATTG GTGGGAATTCTCAGAGTATTAAAGAGACTGTGGAATCAATAGATGAAGAAAACAGGTCCATCACGTTCAAGGTTTTGGATGGGGAGGTGCTGAAAGAATACAAGAGCTACAAGTTCACCGCACAAGCGATACCAAAGGGGGAGGGCAGCTTGGTGATATGGACCATCGAATATGAGAAGGCAAGTGAGGGTGGCCCAGATCCCCATAACTACCTAGAGTTTGCAGTTAATATCACCAAAGATATCGAAAGTCACCTTCTCAATGCATAA